The Streptococcus pantholopis genome has a segment encoding these proteins:
- a CDS encoding transporter substrate-binding domain-containing protein yields the protein MKIKQMILAAAALVTGLFLTACGSSSSQSLQERIQEKGKLVVAISPDYAPFEFKALVDGKDTIVGADVQLAQAIADELGVELELSSMSFDNVLSSLQNGKADLAISGLSYTKERAKVYDFSVPYYETENAVLIKASDFDTYTDANSLAGKKVAVQKGTIEENLAKDQLSDSNIVALTAMGEAVNELKSDQVQAIDLEKPVAEGYLAQNSDLTLAAFALETDEGDAKAVAMPKDSGDLLKTVNKVIKRLKEEGKYQDFIADAAQLTGSQVE from the coding sequence ATGAAAATAAAACAAATGATTTTAGCAGCCGCTGCTTTAGTTACTGGTCTGTTTTTAACAGCCTGCGGATCGTCTTCCAGTCAAAGCCTTCAGGAAAGGATACAGGAAAAGGGGAAATTGGTTGTAGCAATCAGCCCCGATTATGCCCCCTTTGAATTTAAAGCTTTAGTCGATGGCAAGGATACAATAGTGGGGGCTGATGTCCAGCTGGCACAGGCTATTGCAGATGAACTTGGCGTTGAACTGGAACTGTCTTCAATGAGTTTTGATAATGTCCTTTCCAGTCTGCAAAATGGTAAAGCAGATCTAGCAATTTCCGGTCTTTCCTACACAAAGGAGCGGGCTAAAGTTTATGATTTTTCGGTTCCTTACTATGAGACAGAAAATGCTGTTTTAATTAAAGCTTCTGATTTCGATACCTATACTGATGCAAACAGTCTGGCCGGTAAAAAAGTGGCCGTTCAAAAAGGCACAATTGAAGAAAATTTAGCTAAAGATCAGCTGTCTGATTCAAATATTGTGGCTTTGACAGCAATGGGAGAAGCAGTAAATGAATTGAAATCAGATCAGGTACAGGCAATTGATTTGGAAAAACCGGTTGCAGAAGGCTATCTGGCACAAAATTCGGATTTGACTTTAGCAGCTTTTGCTCTTGAAACAGATGAAGGAGATGCCAAAGCTGTTGCAATGCCAAAAGACAGCGGGGATCTTCTTAAAACGGTAAATAAGGTGATTAAACGATTAAAAGAAGAGGGTAAATATCAAGACTTTATCGCAGACGCTGCCCAGCTGACAGGCTCGCAAGTCGAATAG
- a CDS encoding ABC transporter substrate-binding protein, whose translation MKTVFRSLAFITAALFLTACGSGGQEDTSVKDIEDKGTLVVAMNPEFAPFEFKTLVDGKDRIVGADVEIAQAIGEELGVKVKFSSMSFNNVLASLQSGKADIAISGISATEERRKVYDFSETYYESVNVVIVRKADLDKYKDTDAFSGLSVATQKGSIQESVAQEQLDGANIVSLTQNGEMINELKNSQVDGVVLEKPIAEGYVAKNDDLAIADISLKSGDSDAYAVAMPKGSTALKEKVDKVIKNLKESGKIDQFVQEAYDLSVSEKEQ comes from the coding sequence ATAAAAACTGTTTTTCGCAGCTTAGCTTTTATAACAGCAGCCCTCTTTTTAACAGCCTGTGGATCAGGCGGGCAGGAAGATACTTCAGTAAAGGATATTGAGGATAAAGGGACACTGGTTGTCGCCATGAATCCCGAATTTGCACCTTTTGAGTTTAAGACACTGGTTGACGGGAAAGATAGGATTGTCGGAGCAGATGTTGAGATAGCTCAGGCCATTGGAGAAGAGCTCGGTGTTAAAGTGAAATTCTCATCAATGTCCTTTAATAATGTTCTGGCCAGTCTCCAGTCTGGGAAAGCTGATATTGCGATTTCGGGAATTTCAGCTACAGAAGAAAGGCGAAAAGTTTACGATTTTTCTGAAACCTATTATGAATCGGTCAATGTGGTTATTGTCAGAAAAGCAGACTTAGATAAGTATAAAGATACAGACGCTTTTTCTGGTCTTTCTGTTGCGACGCAAAAAGGATCAATTCAGGAATCAGTGGCTCAAGAACAGCTGGACGGGGCTAATATTGTTTCGCTGACACAAAATGGTGAGATGATTAATGAACTGAAAAATTCGCAGGTGGATGGCGTTGTTCTTGAAAAACCGATTGCAGAAGGCTATGTCGCTAAAAACGATGATCTGGCTATTGCTGATATCAGCCTGAAATCAGGTGATTCAGATGCCTATGCTGTTGCTATGCCTAAAGGCAGCACTGCTTTGAAAGAAAAAGTGGATAAGGTCATCAAAAACCTAAAAGAGTCAGGGAAAATCGATCAGTTTGTCCAGGAAGCCTATGACTTATCTGTGTCTGAAAAAGAACAGTGA
- the rpsU gene encoding 30S ribosomal protein S21 — protein sequence MSKTVVRKNESLDDALRRFKRSVTKAGTLQESRKREFYEKPSVKRKRKSEAARKRKKF from the coding sequence ATGTCAAAAACAGTCGTACGTAAAAACGAATCACTGGACGATGCTCTTCGTCGTTTCAAACGTTCTGTGACTAAAGCTGGGACTCTTCAAGAATCACGTAAGCGTGAATTCTACGAAAAACCTTCTGTGAAACGTAAGCGTAAATCAGAAGCAGCTCGCAAGCGTAAAAAATTCTAA
- the rfbD gene encoding dTDP-4-dehydrorhamnose reductase encodes MILITGANGQLGTELRYLLDERNEDYVAVDVAEMDITDAQKVEAVFEQVQPTLVYHCAAYTAVDAAEDEGKELDYAINVTGTENVARAAAKHQATLVYISTDYVFDGRKPLGQEWLETDQPDPQTEYGRTKRLGEEAVEKYSDRFYIIRTAWVFGNYGKNFVFTMQNLAKTHDSLTVVNDQHGRPTWTRTLAEFMTYLAENQKSFGYYHLSNDADGDTTWYDFALEILKDTDVTVKPVASDQFPAKAKRPFNSTMSLDKAKATGFVIPTWQEALQEFYKQEVKQ; translated from the coding sequence ATGATTTTAATTACTGGTGCTAATGGTCAGCTGGGAACAGAATTGCGCTATTTGCTGGATGAGCGCAATGAGGATTATGTTGCTGTAGATGTTGCTGAGATGGATATTACGGATGCGCAAAAGGTAGAGGCCGTTTTTGAACAAGTGCAGCCAACCTTGGTTTACCATTGTGCAGCCTATACTGCTGTTGATGCGGCAGAAGATGAGGGAAAAGAGCTGGACTATGCCATTAATGTCACTGGCACTGAAAATGTTGCTCGGGCAGCAGCCAAACATCAGGCAACACTGGTCTATATTTCAACTGATTATGTCTTTGATGGCCGTAAACCGCTGGGTCAAGAATGGCTGGAAACAGATCAGCCTGATCCGCAGACAGAGTACGGCCGCACTAAACGTTTAGGTGAAGAAGCAGTGGAAAAATATAGTGACCGGTTTTACATTATCCGTACAGCCTGGGTATTTGGCAATTATGGCAAGAACTTTGTCTTTACCATGCAGAATTTGGCTAAGACCCATGACAGTCTTACTGTTGTTAATGACCAGCACGGTCGTCCGACATGGACAAGAACACTGGCCGAATTTATGACTTATTTGGCAGAAAATCAAAAATCATTCGGTTATTATCATCTGTCTAACGATGCTGATGGAGATACAACCTGGTACGACTTTGCTCTTGAAATTTTAAAAGATACAGATGTTACAGTAAAACCGGTTGCTTCCGACCAATTTCCGGCTAAAGCTAAGCGTCCTTTTAATTCAACCATGAGTCTGGATAAAGCCAAAGCGACAGGCTTTGTTATTCCAACCTGGCAGGAAGCTCTGCAGGAATTTTATAAACAAGAGGTAAAACAGTAA
- a CDS encoding metal-sulfur cluster assembly factor has protein sequence MAEKKYTEEEVAHIKDRILEALEMVIDPELGIDIVNLGLVYEIRFEDSGYTEIDMTLTTMGCPLADLLTDQIYDVMKAIPEVTETKVKLVWTPAWNIEKMSRYARIALGIR, from the coding sequence ATGGCTGAAAAAAAATATACAGAAGAAGAGGTAGCTCATATAAAGGATCGTATTCTTGAAGCGCTTGAGATGGTCATTGATCCTGAATTAGGGATTGATATTGTCAATCTTGGGCTGGTTTATGAAATTCGTTTTGAGGACAGCGGGTATACGGAAATTGATATGACGCTGACCACCATGGGCTGTCCTTTGGCGGATCTCTTGACTGACCAAATTTATGATGTGATGAAAGCTATTCCGGAAGTCACTGAAACAAAAGTCAAATTGGTTTGGACACCCGCCTGGAATATTGAAAAAATGAGCCGTTATGCCAGAATAGCACTTGGCATTCGCTAA
- the dnaG gene encoding DNA primase encodes MALDKDKITEIKNSVNIVDVIGEVVSLSKAGRNYLGLCPFHKEKTPSFNVIEDRQFFHCFGCGKSGDVFKFLEEYRQISFLESVKIVAERGNIPLQLDIAPAQSRQSHPHQNLYDIHQDAAKFYHAVLMTTKMGQAARDYLYQRGLTDETIVYFNIGLAPDESDYLYQSLKEKYTEETIADSGLFNISERTGGVYDAFRNRIMFPLTDEHGQVIAFSGRIWTWQENSGRQEAKYKNSRSTLIFNKSYELYHLDKARTLISKKHEVYVMEGFMDVIAAYNAGCENAVASMGTALTPEHVSHLKKFTKKIILTYDGDKAGQQAIAKALELLTDLSVEIVRMPNQMDPDEFSQKNSPAALQNLLENSRISSEEFLIQYLKPENSDNLQSEIAYVEQIAKIIARSPSITAQNTYINMVADLLPDFDYLQVEQAVNNERLAERSQLKQGHTGVRSRPEQTVNLPLSKSLSALMKTENQLLHRLLHHDYLFNEYRNKEEFSFETEELEALYQIAKKQGEITDWDLAQMSDQIRQAYYQMLEENLPEEVAPGEMADLENKRARLLKEQELRRQSKLIRESSNHGDLDGALTALENLIAQKRQME; translated from the coding sequence TTGGCCTTAGATAAAGACAAGATTACCGAAATCAAAAACAGCGTAAATATTGTTGATGTTATTGGAGAAGTTGTCAGTCTGTCTAAGGCTGGCCGTAATTACTTAGGGCTCTGTCCTTTCCATAAGGAAAAGACGCCTTCTTTTAATGTTATTGAAGACCGGCAGTTTTTCCACTGTTTTGGTTGCGGAAAATCAGGGGATGTTTTTAAATTTCTTGAAGAATACCGGCAGATCAGTTTTCTGGAGAGTGTCAAAATAGTTGCCGAACGCGGCAACATACCGCTCCAGCTGGATATTGCACCTGCTCAGTCGAGACAGTCGCATCCTCATCAAAACCTTTACGATATTCATCAAGATGCTGCCAAATTTTACCATGCCGTTTTAATGACAACCAAGATGGGTCAGGCGGCGCGTGATTATCTCTATCAAAGAGGTCTGACAGATGAGACTATCGTTTATTTTAATATCGGGCTGGCTCCTGATGAGAGCGATTATCTTTATCAGTCTTTGAAGGAAAAGTACACAGAAGAGACGATTGCGGATTCAGGGCTGTTCAACATTTCTGAACGAACTGGCGGTGTTTATGATGCGTTTAGAAACCGTATTATGTTTCCGCTGACTGATGAACATGGGCAGGTGATAGCTTTCTCCGGTCGGATTTGGACTTGGCAGGAAAATTCCGGCAGACAGGAGGCAAAATACAAAAATTCACGTTCAACGCTTATTTTTAATAAGTCTTATGAACTGTATCATTTGGATAAAGCCAGAACGCTCATCAGTAAAAAACATGAAGTCTATGTGATGGAAGGCTTTATGGACGTCATAGCGGCCTATAATGCCGGATGCGAGAATGCGGTGGCCTCTATGGGGACGGCCTTGACACCTGAGCATGTCAGCCATCTGAAAAAGTTCACTAAAAAAATCATCCTTACCTACGATGGGGATAAAGCCGGGCAGCAGGCGATTGCTAAAGCTTTGGAGCTTTTGACAGATTTATCTGTCGAAATTGTCCGCATGCCCAATCAAATGGATCCGGATGAGTTTAGCCAGAAAAATTCTCCGGCAGCTTTACAGAATCTGCTGGAAAATTCCCGTATCAGCAGTGAGGAATTTCTGATACAGTATCTCAAACCGGAAAACAGTGACAATCTGCAGTCTGAAATCGCCTATGTTGAGCAGATTGCAAAAATTATTGCCCGATCGCCTTCTATAACAGCGCAAAACACCTATATCAATATGGTGGCCGACTTACTGCCGGACTTTGATTACCTGCAGGTAGAGCAGGCCGTTAACAATGAGCGGCTGGCAGAGCGTTCACAGCTGAAACAGGGTCATACAGGTGTTAGGAGCAGACCGGAACAGACCGTGAATCTGCCGCTTTCAAAGAGCCTTTCTGCTCTTATGAAAACAGAGAATCAGCTCTTGCACCGCCTGCTTCATCACGACTATCTATTCAACGAGTACAGAAATAAGGAGGAGTTTTCATTTGAAACTGAGGAACTTGAAGCTTTGTACCAGATTGCTAAGAAGCAAGGTGAAATCACCGATTGGGATTTAGCACAGATGTCCGATCAGATCAGGCAGGCTTATTATCAGATGCTTGAAGAAAATCTGCCGGAAGAAGTTGCTCCGGGTGAGATGGCCGATTTAGAAAATAAGCGCGCCCGCTTGCTAAAAGAGCAGGAACTGCGCCGGCAGAGCAAGCTGATTCGTGAATCCAGCAATCACGGGGATCTTGATGGAGCTTTAACAGCCTTAGAAAATTTAATTGCCCAGAAAAGACAAATGGAATAG
- the rpoD gene encoding RNA polymerase sigma factor RpoD, whose amino-acid sequence MAKEKEITTFNVQVAEFIRNHKKEGIAIDDEVTEKLVIPFALDADQIDDLLERLTDGGISITDKDGNPSAKYIIEEPKPEELTDEELLGSNSAKVNDPVRMYLKEIGVVPLLSSEEETRLAVAVANGDLEAKQRLAEANLRLVVSIAKRYVGRGMQFLDLIQEGNMGLMKAVDKFDHSKGFKFSTYATWWIRQAITRAIADQARTIRIPVHMVETINKLVREQRNLLQELGQDPTPEQIAERMDMTPDKVREILKIAQEPVSLETPIGEEDDSHLGDFIEDEVIENPIDYTTRVVLREQLDEVLDTLTDREENVLRLRFGLDDGKMRTLEDVGKVFNVTRERIRQIEAKALRKLRHPSRSKQLRDFIED is encoded by the coding sequence ATGGCCAAAGAAAAAGAGATAACAACATTTAATGTTCAAGTTGCTGAATTTATTCGCAATCATAAAAAAGAAGGGATAGCTATTGATGATGAGGTGACAGAAAAACTGGTTATCCCTTTTGCTCTTGATGCTGACCAAATTGATGATCTCCTTGAAAGGCTGACAGATGGCGGTATTTCGATAACCGACAAAGATGGAAACCCTTCTGCAAAATATATTATTGAAGAACCAAAGCCCGAAGAACTGACTGATGAAGAACTTCTTGGCAGCAATTCGGCCAAGGTCAACGACCCAGTCCGTATGTATCTTAAGGAGATAGGGGTAGTGCCTTTGCTGAGCAGCGAGGAAGAAACGAGGCTGGCGGTAGCTGTAGCTAACGGGGACTTGGAAGCTAAGCAGCGCTTAGCTGAGGCCAATCTGCGTTTGGTAGTTTCTATTGCTAAGCGTTATGTCGGCCGCGGTATGCAGTTCCTTGATTTAATTCAGGAAGGCAATATGGGTCTGATGAAGGCGGTTGATAAGTTTGATCACTCAAAAGGATTCAAATTTTCGACCTATGCTACATGGTGGATCCGTCAGGCGATTACACGGGCAATTGCCGATCAGGCTCGAACGATTCGGATACCAGTTCATATGGTAGAGACAATTAACAAATTGGTTCGGGAACAGCGCAATCTCCTTCAAGAACTTGGGCAGGACCCGACCCCTGAACAGATTGCTGAACGCATGGATATGACGCCGGACAAGGTGCGTGAAATTCTTAAGATTGCGCAGGAACCTGTCTCGCTTGAAACACCAATCGGCGAAGAGGATGACAGCCATCTCGGTGATTTTATCGAAGACGAAGTCATTGAAAATCCAATAGACTACACAACACGTGTCGTTTTGCGGGAGCAGCTGGATGAGGTGCTGGATACTCTTACTGACCGTGAAGAAAATGTGCTGCGTTTGCGTTTTGGACTGGACGATGGCAAGATGCGGACGCTTGAGGATGTAGGTAAGGTCTTCAATGTGACCCGTGAGCGTATTCGTCAAATTGAAGCAAAAGCTTTGCGCAAACTGCGCCACCCCAGCCGCAGCAAGCAGCTGCGCGATTTTATCGAAGACTGA
- the mscL gene encoding large conductance mechanosensitive channel protein MscL: MIKELKEFLFRGNVVDLAVAVVMGAAFNAIITSLVGDIITPLILNPLVEAAGVENLTGLSWHGIAYGSFLSAVINFLIVGTTLFFVVKAANKATALGKKQAEEAAAEAGPTQEELLAEIRDLLAQK; encoded by the coding sequence ATGATTAAAGAACTCAAAGAATTTTTATTCCGGGGAAATGTTGTTGATTTAGCTGTTGCCGTTGTTATGGGGGCTGCTTTCAATGCTATCATCACTTCACTTGTCGGTGATATCATCACTCCTTTGATACTTAACCCGCTGGTTGAAGCGGCAGGAGTTGAAAATTTAACTGGGCTTTCATGGCACGGTATCGCTTACGGCAGTTTTTTGAGTGCTGTTATTAATTTCCTTATCGTTGGCACAACACTGTTCTTTGTTGTTAAAGCTGCTAATAAAGCAACAGCGCTCGGTAAAAAGCAAGCTGAAGAAGCTGCAGCCGAAGCTGGTCCGACACAAGAAGAGCTGCTTGCTGAAATCCGTGATTTGTTAGCACAAAAATAA
- a CDS encoding aminotransferase: MELARFGVEEWLNRHEREAQYDIAGVSIESLSLEELFQLTATDSAAFFQNLAIKPQDYGWIEGSPAFKKSAAQLYRHLKADNILQTNGATGANWLVLYALIEPGDHVISLYPTYQQLYDIPRSLGAEVEFWPIKEELGWLPSLDDLRQMIRPNTKIICLNNANNPTGAVMDADYLRELVALARSCGAYILADEVYHSFGEEEPPAVADLYDRGISVNSLSKTYSLPGIRVGWIAAREQLIERLKNYRDYTMISAGVFSDMVAVLALENRQQLLDRNKKIVQTNLQILKDWVKHEKRASFIPPDWVSTAFVKLETKLPTEEFCLQLLRKYGVLVVPGSRFDLEGHVRIGYCCSAETLKEGLKRLSLCLSEDEQSVS; this comes from the coding sequence ATGGAACTAGCTCGTTTTGGTGTGGAGGAATGGCTCAATCGTCATGAAAGAGAAGCACAATACGATATTGCCGGTGTTTCTATAGAGTCACTCAGCTTGGAGGAACTCTTCCAGCTGACAGCGACAGATTCGGCGGCTTTTTTTCAGAATTTAGCAATTAAACCGCAAGACTACGGGTGGATTGAGGGTTCACCGGCTTTTAAAAAGTCAGCGGCTCAGTTATATCGCCATTTAAAGGCAGATAATATTTTACAGACAAATGGAGCAACTGGTGCCAATTGGCTTGTCTTGTATGCTTTGATTGAACCGGGGGATCATGTGATTTCCCTTTATCCCACTTATCAGCAGCTTTATGATATCCCAAGGTCATTGGGGGCAGAAGTTGAGTTCTGGCCGATTAAAGAAGAACTGGGCTGGCTGCCCAGCCTAGATGATTTACGCCAAATGATTAGGCCTAATACAAAAATAATCTGCCTTAATAATGCTAACAATCCAACAGGAGCTGTCATGGATGCAGATTATCTAAGAGAGCTGGTCGCTCTTGCCCGCTCTTGCGGCGCTTACATCCTAGCGGATGAAGTCTACCATTCATTTGGAGAAGAAGAACCGCCGGCAGTAGCTGATCTGTATGACAGAGGCATATCGGTTAACAGTCTATCCAAAACCTACTCATTGCCGGGGATTCGTGTTGGCTGGATAGCGGCGAGAGAGCAGTTGATCGAGCGTCTGAAAAATTATCGGGATTATACCATGATTTCTGCTGGTGTTTTTTCCGATATGGTAGCTGTTTTAGCTTTGGAAAACCGGCAGCAGCTGTTAGATCGCAATAAAAAAATTGTTCAGACCAACTTGCAGATCCTTAAAGATTGGGTAAAACATGAAAAAAGAGCCAGTTTTATCCCTCCCGACTGGGTATCTACCGCTTTTGTAAAACTGGAAACCAAGCTGCCTACAGAGGAGTTTTGCCTGCAGCTGTTGAGAAAGTACGGTGTATTAGTAGTGCCGGGCAGCCGTTTTGATTTGGAAGGACACGTTCGTATCGGCTACTGCTGTTCGGCTGAAACACTGAAAGAGGGGCTTAAGCGCCTGTCGCTCTGTTTATCAGAAGATGAGCAGTCTGTGTCGTAA
- the glgP gene encoding glycogen/starch/alpha-glucan family phosphorylase yields MTQFRQYLENQGKNLTALSNEEIYLTLMDYIKKLAAQKTKNTAKRKVYYISAEFLIGKLLSNNLINLGIYDEIQEELAAAGKSLAQVEDVEPEPSLGNGGLGRLASCFIDSMATLGINGEGVGLNYHCGLFKQVFRNHQQEAEANYWIEDNSWLTPTSVSYDIPFKDFTLKSRLDRIDVLGYQQDHKNYLNLFDIDGLDYSLIKDGISFDKTEIKKNLTLFLYPDDSDKNGELLRIYQQYFMVSNAAQLLLDEALERGSNLHNLPDYAYVQINDTHPSLVIPELIRLLTEKHGLDFEEAVSIVSKMVGYTNHTILAEALEKWPLDYLNDVVPHLVTIIEKLDSLIRSQYPDSAVQIIDSDKRVHMAHMDIHFANSVNGVAALHTDILKNSELKAFYNIYPEKFNNKTNGITFRRWLEFANQDLAAYIKDLIGKDYLYDTTKLEDLLSFADDRAVHAKLSVIKHQNKRALKRYLKDNQNIELDENSIIDTQIKRFHEYKRQQMNALYVIHKYLAIKKGQMPKRKITVIFGGKAAPAYTIAQDIIHLILCLSELINNDPQVSPYLNVHLVENYNVSLAEKLIPATDISEQISLASKEASGTGNMKFMLNGALTLGTMDGANVEIAELAGRENIYTFGKDADTIIDLYAQSGYNPSDYYHSSADIKEALDFVISDRMLAIGSQERLSRLYQEITSKDWFMTLIDLQDYIAVKEQMLLDYEDQESWNKKVIHNIAKAGFFSSDRTIAQYNEEIWHSS; encoded by the coding sequence ATAACACAATTTAGACAGTATCTGGAAAATCAAGGAAAAAATTTGACGGCTTTGTCCAATGAAGAAATCTATCTCACCCTCATGGACTATATTAAAAAGTTAGCTGCTCAGAAAACCAAAAATACGGCTAAACGAAAAGTTTATTATATTTCAGCAGAATTTTTGATCGGAAAACTCCTGTCCAACAATCTTATTAATTTGGGAATTTACGATGAAATTCAGGAGGAGCTGGCTGCAGCTGGGAAGTCACTGGCTCAGGTCGAAGATGTTGAGCCTGAACCTTCTTTGGGCAATGGCGGGTTAGGACGTCTGGCTTCCTGTTTTATTGATTCCATGGCTACGCTGGGAATTAACGGAGAAGGTGTTGGTCTGAATTACCATTGTGGCTTATTTAAGCAGGTTTTTAGAAACCATCAGCAGGAGGCAGAGGCAAATTACTGGATTGAAGACAATTCTTGGCTTACTCCGACATCTGTCAGCTATGATATCCCTTTTAAGGATTTTACGCTTAAATCCCGTCTCGATCGGATAGATGTCTTGGGTTATCAGCAAGATCACAAGAATTATCTCAATTTATTTGATATTGATGGGTTGGATTACAGCCTAATTAAAGACGGTATTTCTTTTGATAAAACTGAAATCAAAAAAAATCTGACGCTCTTTCTTTATCCGGATGATTCTGATAAAAATGGTGAGCTGCTGCGGATTTATCAGCAGTATTTTATGGTATCCAATGCAGCACAGCTTTTGCTTGATGAGGCGCTGGAGCGCGGATCTAATCTGCATAATCTGCCGGACTATGCTTATGTGCAGATAAATGATACCCACCCTTCGCTGGTGATTCCGGAGCTAATCAGGCTTTTGACAGAAAAACACGGCTTAGATTTTGAAGAAGCCGTTTCAATTGTCAGCAAAATGGTAGGCTACACCAATCATACGATTTTGGCGGAAGCCCTTGAAAAGTGGCCGCTTGACTACCTCAATGATGTTGTTCCGCATTTGGTAACGATTATTGAAAAATTAGACAGTCTGATTCGCAGTCAGTATCCTGATTCGGCCGTTCAGATTATCGACAGCGATAAACGGGTGCACATGGCCCATATGGATATTCACTTTGCAAACAGTGTTAATGGCGTGGCGGCTCTGCATACAGATATTTTAAAAAACAGTGAGCTAAAAGCTTTCTACAATATCTACCCTGAAAAATTCAATAATAAGACAAATGGGATTACTTTTCGGCGCTGGCTGGAATTTGCCAACCAGGATTTGGCAGCCTATATTAAAGACCTGATTGGCAAAGATTATCTTTATGATACAACAAAGCTGGAAGACTTACTGTCTTTTGCTGATGATCGGGCTGTCCACGCTAAGCTATCCGTTATCAAGCACCAAAATAAACGGGCACTTAAACGTTATCTGAAAGATAATCAAAATATTGAACTGGACGAAAATTCCATCATTGACACGCAGATAAAACGTTTCCATGAATATAAGCGGCAGCAGATGAACGCTCTTTATGTTATTCACAAGTATTTGGCTATTAAAAAAGGCCAGATGCCTAAACGAAAAATCACTGTTATATTCGGCGGTAAGGCTGCTCCTGCTTATACGATTGCTCAGGATATTATTCATCTGATTCTGTGTTTATCAGAACTTATTAATAACGATCCTCAGGTCAGTCCTTATCTCAATGTCCATTTAGTTGAAAATTACAATGTCAGTCTAGCTGAAAAACTGATTCCGGCTACAGATATATCTGAACAAATTTCTTTAGCCTCAAAAGAAGCATCGGGTACCGGCAACATGAAATTTATGCTTAACGGAGCACTCACTCTTGGGACGATGGATGGCGCTAATGTAGAAATTGCCGAATTGGCCGGTCGTGAGAATATTTATACGTTCGGCAAAGATGCAGATACGATTATTGATCTCTACGCTCAGTCAGGCTATAATCCGTCAGATTATTACCACAGCAGCGCTGACATTAAAGAAGCTCTTGATTTTGTCATAAGTGATAGGATGTTAGCGATAGGCAGCCAAGAACGTCTTTCGCGGCTTTATCAGGAAATAACCAGTAAAGACTGGTTCATGACCTTAATTGATCTGCAGGATTATATTGCCGTAAAAGAGCAGATGCTGTTAGATTATGAAGACCAAGAAAGCTGGAATAAAAAGGTAATTCATAATATTGCTAAAGCAGGCTTCTTTTCGTCTGATCGGACGATTGCCCAGTACAATGAAGAGATATGGCACAGCTCCTAG